From one Bacillus sp. FJAT-42376 genomic stretch:
- a CDS encoding ATP-binding cassette domain-containing protein produces MITVNNVGLRYGDRKLFEDVNIKFTPGNCYGLIGANGAGKSTFLKILSGEIEAQSGDVHMGPGERLAVLKQNHFEYEEHEVLKVVIMGHERLYAVMEEKDAIYMKADFSDEDGMKAAELEGEFAELNGWEAESEAAILLKGLGITEDQHTKTMAELTGGDKVKVLLAQALFGKPDVLLLDEPTNHLDLKAINWLEEFLINFENTVIVVSHDRHFLNKVCTHIADLDFGKIQLYVGNYDFWYESSQLAQRMASDANKKKEEKIKELQAFVARFSANASKSKQATSRKKLLDKISLDDIRPSSRKYPYVHFTPEREIGNDLLRVEGISKTIDGVKVLDNVSFIMNKDDKIAFTGGDEVAKTTLFKILMGEMEADSGTYKWGVTTSQSYFPKDNNDYFDNNEQNLVDWLRQYSPNDQSESFLRGFLGRMLFSGEEVLKKSSVLSGGEKVRCMLSKMMLSGANVLIMDEPTNHLDLESITALNNGMINFKGSMLFASHDHQFVQTIANRIIELTPNGMIDKQMTYDEFLENTEVQKQLQEMYAS; encoded by the coding sequence ATGATTACCGTAAACAATGTTGGTTTGCGCTATGGTGACCGCAAACTGTTTGAAGATGTTAATATAAAATTCACGCCGGGGAACTGCTACGGTCTTATTGGAGCAAACGGGGCCGGGAAATCTACGTTCCTGAAAATCCTTTCCGGTGAAATTGAAGCTCAGAGCGGAGATGTTCATATGGGCCCGGGCGAACGTCTGGCCGTATTGAAGCAGAATCACTTTGAATATGAAGAGCATGAAGTACTGAAGGTTGTCATTATGGGACATGAACGTCTTTATGCCGTAATGGAAGAGAAAGATGCCATCTATATGAAAGCGGACTTCTCGGATGAAGACGGAATGAAAGCGGCAGAACTCGAAGGGGAATTCGCCGAGCTGAACGGATGGGAAGCGGAAAGTGAAGCGGCTATTTTGCTGAAAGGTCTTGGAATTACAGAAGATCAGCATACGAAAACAATGGCGGAGCTGACTGGCGGAGACAAGGTGAAAGTTCTCCTTGCCCAGGCACTTTTCGGCAAGCCGGACGTTCTCCTTCTCGATGAGCCTACCAACCACTTGGATCTTAAAGCGATCAACTGGCTGGAAGAGTTCCTGATTAACTTTGAAAATACCGTTATCGTCGTATCCCATGACCGTCATTTTCTGAATAAGGTCTGCACACATATCGCCGATCTTGACTTCGGTAAAATTCAGCTTTATGTCGGAAACTATGATTTCTGGTATGAATCAAGCCAGCTTGCACAGCGGATGGCTTCTGATGCCAATAAGAAAAAAGAAGAAAAAATCAAGGAGCTTCAAGCCTTTGTCGCACGATTCAGCGCCAATGCGTCCAAATCAAAACAAGCAACGTCCCGTAAAAAATTGCTTGATAAAATATCACTTGATGATATTCGTCCTTCTTCAAGAAAGTATCCGTATGTTCACTTTACCCCTGAACGTGAAATCGGAAATGATCTCCTTCGTGTTGAAGGCATCTCCAAAACGATTGACGGTGTAAAGGTACTCGACAATGTCAGCTTTATTATGAACAAGGATGATAAAATTGCCTTCACAGGCGGAGATGAAGTGGCAAAAACCACTTTGTTTAAAATTCTGATGGGCGAAATGGAAGCCGACAGCGGAACGTACAAATGGGGAGTGACCACATCCCAGTCTTACTTCCCGAAAGACAACAACGATTATTTCGATAACAATGAACAAAATCTCGTTGACTGGCTCAGACAGTATTCACCGAATGATCAGAGCGAAAGCTTCCTGCGCGGGTTCCTTGGAAGAATGCTGTTCTCGGGGGAAGAAGTGCTGAAAAAATCCAGCGTCCTATCCGGAGGGGAAAAAGTCCGCTGCATGCTCTCTAAAATGATGCTGAGCGGTGCGAATGTTCTGATCATGGATGAACCGACGAACCACTTGGATCTTGAATCCATTACCGCTCTAAACAACGGGATGATCAATTTTAAAGGGTCTATGCTATTCGCATCCCATGACCACCAGTTCGTGCAGACCATCGCGAACCGGATTATTGAGCTTACGCCTAACGGTATGATCGATAAACAAATGACGTATGATGAATTCCTGGAAAACACCGAAGTGCAAAAACAGCTGCAGGAAATGTACGCATCTTAA
- a CDS encoding DUF2651 family protein: MEYGLVLFILPFAVMILSLAGSWFFRKIWLMPVICLAGLLVLTITVFNDTFTIWISVYTVLSVLVSYFGKTGRDLYEKHKKKEGH; the protein is encoded by the coding sequence ATGGAATATGGGCTCGTTTTATTCATCCTCCCGTTTGCGGTCATGATTCTGTCCCTCGCCGGTTCATGGTTTTTCAGAAAGATTTGGCTGATGCCGGTCATTTGCCTGGCGGGACTTCTCGTGTTAACAATAACGGTTTTCAATGACACATTTACCATTTGGATTTCCGTTTACACCGTGCTTTCGGTGCTGGTGTCCTATTTTGGAAAAACCGGCCGGGATTTATATGAGAAACACAAAAAGAAGGAAGGGCACTGA
- a CDS encoding zinc-binding alcohol dehydrogenase family protein yields MKAVGLHQYLPISHQESLVDEEVKKPSPGKRDLLVEIKAVSVNPVDTKVRAPKEGGEQELKILGWDAAGIVKEIGTDVTMFKPGDEVYYAGTIARQGTNSEYHAVDERIAAHKPENFSFEEAAAMPLTALTAWEGLFERLGVSENPADNQSKSILIIGAAGGVGSIALQLAKWAGLHVIGTASRPETVKWAKEHGADDTISHYEPFKPQLESRGIKSVDYIFCLNSTDEHWEPMMDAIAPQGKICSIVETSTPVNISLMQEKSVTFVMEFMFTKSLFETEDMISQHDILTKMGHLFEQGILKTTLTETLKPFSAASVRKAHEKLESGKTIGKVVVSGFNQE; encoded by the coding sequence ATGAAAGCAGTTGGACTTCATCAGTATTTACCAATCAGCCATCAAGAAAGTCTTGTTGATGAAGAGGTGAAAAAACCGTCACCAGGGAAAAGAGATCTGCTTGTCGAAATTAAGGCCGTTTCTGTTAATCCCGTCGATACGAAGGTGAGAGCTCCAAAAGAAGGCGGGGAGCAGGAACTGAAAATTTTAGGCTGGGACGCGGCAGGTATTGTGAAAGAAATCGGAACAGACGTGACGATGTTCAAACCTGGAGATGAAGTTTATTATGCCGGTACAATCGCCCGGCAAGGGACAAACAGTGAGTATCACGCGGTAGATGAGAGAATTGCAGCGCACAAACCGGAAAACTTTTCATTCGAAGAAGCTGCAGCCATGCCATTAACCGCCTTGACCGCATGGGAAGGACTATTCGAACGGCTGGGAGTCAGTGAAAATCCCGCCGATAATCAATCAAAGTCCATTTTGATTATCGGAGCGGCAGGCGGAGTAGGGTCGATTGCCCTCCAGCTTGCAAAATGGGCAGGACTGCACGTCATCGGGACTGCTTCAAGGCCTGAAACAGTCAAATGGGCGAAAGAACACGGAGCTGATGATACAATCAGTCATTATGAACCATTCAAACCGCAGCTGGAGAGCAGGGGAATCAAGTCCGTTGATTATATCTTTTGCTTAAATAGTACCGACGAGCATTGGGAACCGATGATGGATGCAATTGCTCCCCAAGGCAAAATCTGTTCCATCGTTGAAACAAGTACACCTGTTAATATCAGCCTTATGCAGGAAAAAAGCGTAACCTTTGTGATGGAGTTTATGTTTACCAAATCGCTGTTTGAAACGGAAGACATGATCAGCCAGCACGATATACTTACGAAAATGGGGCATCTGTTTGAACAAGGTATCTTAAAAACCACTTTGACAGAGACCCTAAAGCCTTTCAGTGCCGCGTCAGTAAGAAAAGCACATGAAAAATTAGAATCCGGAAAGACGATCGGCAAAGTGGTGGTCTCCGGATTTAATCAGGAATAG
- a CDS encoding glycine betaine ABC transporter substrate-binding protein, which produces MKKWNAAIMTAIVFTLVLASCSSPLGDNKKKIKIGMINWIDNISTAYLWKVLLEEKGYDVEMMELDKAANWTGVARGDIDIQGNVWLPVTDKPFYDKYKGDVDLHDQWYKGTKLGIAVPSYMKDINTIDDLNQNKDQLAGKVFGIDPGSSLMQLTDKMKKDYDLDYTIVESSEAAMLVELKKAYKNKKPIAVTLWSPHWIFSDLDLKYLEDTKGSYGKPDNIQYMTRKGFAKEHPDIIKWMDNWELTDDQMSELIKYVNDAAESDEGYYPERGAKKWVEKNRELTDSWFEEK; this is translated from the coding sequence ATGAAAAAATGGAATGCAGCCATCATGACCGCTATTGTATTTACCCTTGTTCTTGCCTCCTGCAGCAGCCCGCTTGGAGACAATAAAAAGAAAATTAAAATCGGGATGATCAACTGGATTGATAATATTTCGACTGCGTACCTCTGGAAAGTCCTTCTTGAGGAAAAAGGATATGATGTGGAAATGATGGAGCTTGATAAAGCAGCCAACTGGACAGGTGTAGCCCGCGGAGATATCGACATTCAGGGAAACGTGTGGCTGCCGGTCACAGATAAGCCGTTTTATGATAAATACAAAGGGGACGTCGATCTCCATGATCAATGGTATAAAGGAACAAAGCTCGGAATTGCTGTTCCATCCTATATGAAAGATATCAATACGATTGATGACCTGAATCAAAACAAAGATCAGCTGGCAGGAAAAGTGTTCGGCATCGATCCCGGTTCGAGTTTAATGCAGCTGACCGATAAAATGAAAAAGGATTATGATCTTGATTACACGATTGTTGAATCCTCTGAAGCAGCGATGCTTGTCGAGCTTAAAAAAGCGTATAAGAATAAAAAACCGATTGCCGTTACTCTTTGGAGCCCCCACTGGATCTTCTCAGATTTGGATTTAAAGTATTTAGAGGACACAAAAGGATCATACGGCAAGCCGGATAACATTCAGTACATGACAAGAAAAGGGTTTGCCAAAGAACATCCGGATATCATTAAATGGATGGATAACTGGGAGCTGACGGATGACCAAATGTCCGAATTGATTAAATATGTGAATGATGCCGCCGAGTCGGATGAAGGCTATTATCCTGAGCGGGGAGCAAAGAAATGGGTAGAAAAAAACCGGGAGCTCACAGACAGCTGGTTTGAAGAGAAATAG
- a CDS encoding glycine betaine/L-proline ABC transporter ATP-binding protein → MENVKIKAENVSKIFGKNPQKGIELLKKGKTKSEILKEAGLTVGVKEASFEVHSGEIFVIMGLSGSGKSTLVRMFNRLIDPTSGSLLIDGVDLVKMKSEELREVRRKKMSMVFQKFALFPHRNVLENAAYGLEVQGVSKQDREAKAQHSLELVGLKGYEKSYPGELSGGMQQRVGLARALANDPDVLLMDEAFSALDPLIRKDMQDELIELQEKMQKTIIFITHDLDEALRIGDRIALMKDGEIVQIGTPEDIMTNPANEYVERFVEDVNLAKVLTAESVMSRAETIQVDRGPRVALKIMRDAGMSSIYAVDKRKSYMGLVTADDVSQAVKLDQPIASYLHTNVPVVRLETTIEEMYEKMADTRYPLPVLDDDNRIRGVVKRERVIQALAGREVNTIEHS, encoded by the coding sequence ATGGAAAATGTGAAAATTAAAGCCGAGAACGTAAGCAAAATCTTCGGTAAAAACCCTCAAAAAGGAATTGAACTCCTCAAAAAAGGAAAAACAAAATCAGAAATATTAAAAGAGGCAGGATTAACCGTAGGGGTTAAAGAAGCGAGCTTCGAAGTACATAGCGGGGAAATCTTTGTCATTATGGGTTTATCGGGAAGCGGTAAATCGACCCTTGTCCGTATGTTTAACAGGCTCATTGATCCGACGTCAGGTTCGCTCCTCATTGATGGAGTCGATCTTGTAAAGATGAAGAGTGAGGAATTAAGGGAAGTCAGACGGAAAAAAATGAGTATGGTATTCCAAAAATTTGCGTTGTTCCCGCACCGCAATGTCCTGGAAAACGCAGCATACGGACTGGAAGTGCAGGGAGTATCGAAGCAGGACCGTGAAGCAAAAGCCCAGCATTCACTGGAGCTTGTCGGCCTGAAAGGCTATGAGAAAAGCTATCCTGGCGAATTAAGCGGCGGGATGCAGCAGCGTGTAGGTTTGGCGAGGGCGCTTGCCAATGATCCGGATGTTCTTTTAATGGATGAAGCATTCAGTGCGCTTGATCCGCTCATACGAAAAGATATGCAGGATGAATTGATTGAGCTTCAGGAAAAAATGCAGAAGACGATTATTTTTATTACGCATGATTTGGATGAGGCACTAAGGATTGGAGATCGCATCGCCTTAATGAAGGATGGAGAAATCGTTCAGATCGGCACCCCGGAGGATATTATGACGAATCCCGCCAACGAATATGTAGAGCGGTTTGTTGAGGATGTGAACCTGGCGAAAGTTCTGACGGCTGAATCTGTCATGTCCCGTGCAGAAACCATCCAAGTCGACCGGGGACCTCGTGTTGCCCTCAAAATCATGCGGGACGCAGGGATGTCCAGTATCTACGCGGTGGACAAAAGAAAGTCCTATATGGGTCTTGTCACAGCAGATGATGTTTCTCAGGCAGTTAAGCTTGATCAGCCGATCGCCTCCTATCTGCATACGAATGTACCTGTCGTAAGGCTTGAGACAACGATAGAAGAAATGTATGAGAAAATGGCGGATACCCGCTATCCGCTTCCTGTACTGGATGATGATAACCGGATTCGCGGTGTGGTAAAACGTGAACGTGTGATTCAGGCTTTGGCCGGGAGAGAGGTGAACACCATTGAACATTCCTAA
- a CDS encoding proline/glycine betaine ABC transporter permease — MNIPKLPIGKYVDLFVEFLNDKLLGFFNWIGNIIETFNDLLVNVMLLIPAVLLAVLVAGLAYWVSRKWGLTIFTLVGLLLIINLGYWEQTIDSVALVLTAVIISIIIGIPLGVWSSQSDRASGIISPILDFMQTMPAFVYLIPSILFFGIGVVPGIIASVIFAMPPTIRLTNLGIRQVPEDLVEAADAFGSTTFQKLFKVQLPLAMGTIMAGINQSIMLALSMVVIASLVGAPGLGVEVYRAVQRIEVGLGFESGLAIVILAIILDRITQNLKPGKRK; from the coding sequence TTGAACATTCCTAAACTCCCGATTGGAAAATATGTAGATTTGTTCGTGGAATTTTTAAACGATAAACTGCTTGGCTTCTTTAATTGGATTGGAAATATCATTGAGACTTTTAATGATTTGCTGGTTAATGTCATGCTGCTGATTCCAGCCGTCCTATTGGCTGTTCTTGTTGCGGGTCTCGCTTATTGGGTAAGCAGAAAATGGGGATTGACCATTTTCACCCTTGTCGGTTTGCTGCTCATCATTAACCTGGGCTACTGGGAGCAAACGATCGATTCGGTAGCGCTTGTGCTGACGGCTGTCATTATATCGATTATTATAGGTATACCGCTTGGTGTCTGGTCTTCCCAAAGTGACAGGGCGTCAGGGATCATTTCTCCCATTTTGGACTTTATGCAAACGATGCCGGCATTCGTCTATTTGATTCCATCCATTCTCTTTTTTGGAATCGGTGTCGTTCCGGGAATTATCGCATCGGTCATTTTTGCGATGCCTCCTACCATCCGTTTGACCAATCTTGGCATCAGGCAGGTACCCGAGGATTTAGTAGAAGCGGCTGATGCATTTGGTTCAACAACTTTCCAAAAGCTTTTTAAAGTCCAGCTTCCTCTCGCCATGGGAACGATTATGGCCGGTATTAACCAGAGTATTATGCTGGCGCTTTCTATGGTTGTCATCGCTTCTCTCGTTGGTGCTCCCGGACTCGGGGTTGAAGTTTACAGAGCTGTACAGCGAATTGAAGTAGGACTTGGTTTTGAATCAGGACTTGCCATTGTTATTCTTGCTATTATACTGGACCGGATTACGCAGAACTTAAAACCGGGAAAAAGAAAATAA
- a CDS encoding GTP-binding protein — translation MNPAEVYILGGFLGAGKTTLLKNLLLEEKEAGRKVAVVMNELGKESIDSDAVSEDIPLKELLNGCVCCTMQGQFEAQLYDLLTENELDVIYIETTGAAHPVEVLDSCLSPLFADKLFVKGIVSLVDGSGWQDQDRLSIPARRLLIEQIKHADLVLLNKTDLMSESLQAKTVQQLQAIQTNGKLIMTTHARIRLEDLKKLTSSQKGPIQKAAINEQLHMKTYVHKFPGKVELEGFEQFLRDMPESIYRIKGYLSFSDSDGSFSVQYSYGMPLYMKEPIKMKSLLVFIGENLDHGWIRKQMDQITIS, via the coding sequence ATGAATCCAGCGGAAGTGTACATACTTGGCGGATTTTTAGGCGCAGGCAAAACGACGCTGCTTAAAAATCTCCTTCTCGAAGAAAAAGAAGCCGGCAGAAAAGTGGCTGTTGTCATGAATGAGCTTGGCAAAGAATCCATAGACAGCGATGCCGTATCTGAGGATATTCCATTGAAAGAGCTATTAAATGGCTGTGTATGCTGCACAATGCAGGGGCAATTTGAAGCACAGCTGTATGATTTATTAACAGAAAATGAATTGGACGTCATCTATATTGAAACAACCGGGGCAGCCCATCCTGTGGAAGTCCTGGACTCCTGTCTCTCCCCTCTTTTTGCTGACAAGCTCTTCGTAAAAGGAATTGTATCCCTTGTGGATGGGTCAGGATGGCAGGATCAGGACCGTTTAAGCATTCCGGCCCGCCGCCTGCTGATCGAACAGATTAAGCACGCAGACCTTGTTCTTTTAAATAAAACGGACTTGATGAGTGAAAGCCTTCAGGCGAAGACTGTCCAGCAGCTGCAGGCCATCCAGACAAATGGAAAACTGATCATGACAACTCATGCCAGAATCAGACTCGAGGACCTGAAGAAGCTGACTTCTTCACAGAAAGGCCCCATTCAAAAAGCGGCTATAAATGAACAGCTTCACATGAAAACATATGTCCATAAGTTCCCGGGCAAAGTGGAACTTGAAGGATTTGAGCAGTTTTTGCGTGACATGCCGGAATCCATCTACCGGATTAAAGGGTATCTGTCCTTTTCCGATTCTGATGGCTCTTTTTCGGTTCAATATTCATACGGGATGCCGCTTTATATGAAGGAACCCATTAAAATGAAGTCTTTGCTCGTCTTCATTGGAGAAAATCTGGACCACGGATGGATTCGAAAACAAATGGATCAAATCACCATTTCATAA
- a CDS encoding PHP-associated domain-containing protein, with amino-acid sequence MKIDFHVHAKIGKKVPFSLKDFVKMMEEAKWNGLDAIALTEHFNAKDYVQIYQTLDRHYSYQSTYYDVSGIKVFPGMEVDIAEGGHILLIGSRSDIIRMTKRLERYKHKDHFIPFDQLMSFHGMENMLKIGAHPFREKNPLTALTENQLSQLDAFEWNAKDALKQGMGLRPKLEKMASFHEKAVTAGSDTHHYSQIGAVYNHFEGSFQTVKQLKEKISKHEFDIRKSPFLPIKIQAAKVLKKKHRDGRKG; translated from the coding sequence GTGAAAATTGACTTCCATGTACATGCGAAAATAGGTAAAAAAGTGCCGTTCTCATTAAAAGATTTTGTAAAGATGATGGAAGAAGCGAAATGGAACGGACTCGATGCAATCGCGCTGACTGAGCATTTTAATGCAAAGGATTACGTGCAAATCTATCAAACCCTCGACCGCCATTATTCCTATCAGAGTACGTATTACGACGTGTCAGGCATTAAAGTCTTCCCGGGGATGGAGGTGGATATTGCAGAAGGAGGACATATTCTGCTAATCGGTTCAAGATCGGATATCATCCGGATGACAAAGCGTCTTGAAAGGTATAAACATAAGGATCACTTTATCCCTTTCGACCAGCTGATGTCGTTCCATGGGATGGAAAATATGCTGAAGATCGGGGCACACCCGTTCAGAGAAAAAAATCCGCTCACCGCTCTGACTGAAAACCAGCTATCGCAGCTTGATGCATTTGAATGGAATGCTAAGGATGCTTTAAAGCAGGGAATGGGGCTCAGACCGAAGCTTGAAAAAATGGCATCCTTTCATGAAAAAGCCGTGACTGCAGGAAGCGATACCCATCATTACAGCCAAATAGGAGCTGTTTACAACCATTTTGAAGGATCTTTTCAGACCGTTAAACAACTTAAAGAAAAGATATCCAAACATGAATTTGATATCCGGAAAAGTCCGTTTCTTCCAATAAAAATACAGGCAGCTAAAGTTTTGAAAAAGAAGCATCGGGACGGCAGAAAAGGATAA
- a CDS encoding aldo/keto reductase — MNGMSYRQLGNSNIRISPLGLGCWQFSKGNGLVGRYWSVMEQKDINEIIRVSLKGGINWFDTAEAYGKGKSEEALAEALIELGEAGDEALIATKWWPLFRTASSLPRTIDQRLKHLKGKPIDLYQIHQPLSFSGIDQQMEKMAKLLDDGKIRTAGVSNFNAAQMSKAAAAIQERGHSIVSNQVKYSLLDRRIERNGIMDAAKNLGITIIAYSPLEQGILSGKFHKDPEKLKQLSGPRKHFSSFKKKSLLRTKPLIDLLETYALEYEVKPSQIALNWLIHFHGDTVAAIPGASKVRHAEENIGAMSFTLTANHMKEIDRVSKEVSG, encoded by the coding sequence ATGAACGGGATGTCTTACCGCCAATTGGGAAACTCAAATATACGGATTTCACCGCTCGGCCTTGGATGCTGGCAATTCAGCAAAGGGAATGGACTTGTGGGGAGATACTGGTCGGTCATGGAGCAAAAGGATATCAATGAAATTATCCGTGTCAGCTTAAAAGGGGGAATCAACTGGTTTGATACAGCTGAAGCCTATGGAAAGGGCAAATCGGAAGAGGCCCTGGCTGAAGCTCTTATCGAACTTGGTGAAGCAGGAGATGAGGCGCTGATCGCAACAAAATGGTGGCCCCTTTTCCGGACGGCCTCTTCCCTGCCCCGGACGATTGATCAGAGGCTGAAGCATTTGAAAGGAAAACCCATTGATCTGTATCAGATTCATCAGCCATTATCCTTTTCCGGGATTGATCAGCAAATGGAAAAGATGGCCAAGCTTCTGGATGACGGAAAAATCAGAACAGCTGGAGTCAGCAATTTTAACGCGGCGCAAATGTCAAAAGCGGCAGCTGCCATTCAAGAGAGGGGACATTCCATCGTATCCAACCAAGTGAAATACAGTCTGCTGGACCGCCGGATCGAGCGGAATGGGATTATGGATGCGGCAAAAAATCTTGGTATAACCATTATTGCGTATTCCCCCCTTGAACAGGGCATATTGAGCGGGAAATTTCACAAAGACCCTGAAAAACTAAAGCAGCTTAGCGGGCCGAGAAAGCATTTTTCCTCTTTTAAAAAGAAGAGCCTTTTACGTACAAAACCGCTAATTGATTTGCTGGAAACGTACGCATTGGAATATGAAGTGAAGCCAAGCCAGATTGCCCTGAACTGGCTGATCCACTTTCACGGCGATACAGTTGCAGCCATTCCCGGTGCTTCAAAAGTCAGGCATGCAGAGGAAAACATCGGCGCGATGAGTTTTACATTAACCGCTAACCATATGAAAGAAATTGACAGGGTGTCTAAAGAAGTGTCCGGATAA